GGCCACGGGCAGGGGCCTGGCGACgcggccctgctgctcccagcactcGGCCTGCTCCCGGCCCTGCCACGGGCTGCTCTTCGCCGAGGCCGACCGGGAGGATCTGCTCAGCCTCCTGAGCTACGAGGGGGGGTTGCCCGAAGCTGGCGCCGAGACGCCCCTGGCCCGCTCCGACGTGCTGGCCGGGACCAGCCTGGAGATGCTGCAGGCTCCCGAGGAACCGGTGGCGGCGGTGGTGGAGCCCGGAGGGCCGGGCGGCTCGCAGGGGGGACCTGCAGGTGGATGGTTTTATGGAGAGGGGCTCGGCGAGGTTGACCCCACCTGCGAGGGCAACCGGGACAGTTCGCCAGAGCCGGCCTGGGCGGCCCTGTCTCCTGCTGCGGCCCCGGAGAAAGAGCAGCTGCCCCAAGGCAGCGTGACTGTGAGTGCATGGCCCACGGGGTGGCAGCAAGCCGGGATGTGCCCCCAGGCTCTGCCTCCTCGTGGGATTTTGGGAGGTGGCAGAGGGGAGCAAGGGAGGGCTTTTCTTTGGGGCTTGCGGAGCCTTACGTTGCTGGGGTGCCTGGACAATCCCTCAGTGTCAGCTCTGGCTCCTGCTGAATGTGCAGGACGTTCATACCTGCCTGAGGCGTGCATGCCCTGGGGAGGAAGCCGGTGGGTCTGAACAGGTCCCTCAGCCCCAGGACCCTGTGCCCATGCTCTCCTGGTGCTCCCCAGGCTCCCAGTCAGGGTCTCACCCCCCTCTCTTGTTGCTTTGCAGAACAAGGAATCCCCTTCCTCCTGTCCAGCCTTCAAAGATGGTGAGTAGGAGATCTGCTTGAACCAGGAGTCCTGAGGCATCACCTCCTGCACTGATGTGAACACAGGGGTGGCTGCGGGTCCCAGCTGGGGAAGAAGCGCTCGGCTCTGTGCCCAGGAGAAGGGGCCCCTTGGGCAGAGGCGCTGTTGCCACGTTTTGGAGCATATGGCTGCAGACTTTGGGTGGCTGGTTTGCTCACAGCTCACCTTCTGCTGTGTCAATGGGGTGCTTCAAGGATCTGGGGTGGTGCCCAGTGAAGGAGGAGGCAGGCCTGGGGTCAGCGTTGGTCCCCCTGTGGTGCCAGGAGCCCATCTCCCAGGCACTTGAGCCACTTCGCCATGTGTAGGAGCACAGCAAACATACAGGGGcagctggcagcccccagccttcAGAGTCAGGAGGGAACCAGCCCCTGCTTTATCCCTCGCAATATCTCAGTTCCAGGCCCCTGCGACCCAGAGGATCTGCTGGACGGTGTGATTTTTGGGGCAAAGTACCTGGGCTCCACGCAGCTGGTCTCCGAGAGGAACCCCCCCACCAGCGTCCGCATGGCGCAGGCGCAGGAGGCTGTGGACAGGATCAAGGTGTGTGGGGACACAGCCTGGCCTCTTGTGGGTGCAGGGCAATGCTCAGGCCGGGGCTGTGAACAGGGGGAATcccagctgtggggcagggacCTCACTGGGGCACTTTGCAGGCACCGGAGGGGGAGTCCCAACCCATGACGGAGGTGGATCTGTTTGTCTCCACGCAGAGGATCAAGGTGCTCACGGCTGACACACAGGTGAGAAGAAACGGGAATGCCCACgtggccccggggctgctgaGACCTTCCCATCCTCCTTGGGATCTCCTCTGCCTGCCCATGCCGGTGGGGTCATGCACAGGGATGGCCCACGGGCGAGGCCgtgcagctgggaggagacGTGTCACTCCACAGCCATCCCACACACGCGTGCCGTGCATCCCTCGGCTGGCTGCCTGGCTGCACGAGGCTTCTCATGCAAACTACGCCTCGCGGGAGCAAACTGAGCTCCAGGGGAGCTGGTGTTAAAGTCTCTGCAGCTCTTTGCTGTAGGATTATTTTCTGCCTTACAGTAAGAGGCCGAAGGGCTGTGTGGTCCCGTGACTACACCTGGAGACACAAACGAGTCCTCGGTTGAAGGAGCTGTTTGTAGCTTTTAGCAAATACATGGGTTTCTCCCAGGCTCTTGAGCCACGTTTCAGCAGTGTGGGGGCTGAACCAGACCTCACCCAAATCCTTCTGACGTGGAGCGGTGCCTGGCGGGCCCGTGGGCTGCCCAGAGGGGAGGGCTGAAGGTCTCTGCTGTGTCCCCCTTGCCAGGAGGCCATGATGGATCACTCCCTGCAGACCATCTCCTACATTGCCGACATCGGCTCCCTTGTGGTGCTCATGGCACGCCGCAAGCTGCCTCGGCGAGCGGAGGCGGCGGAGGAGAAGCGGCTCTACAAGATGATCTGCCACGTCTTCCACTCGGCCGATGTGAGTGGAAGCGAGACCCCCGGGAGGGCAGGGTGGTGTTGGGGTCCTGGTCCCCATCCTGCCGTAGTGACCGGGTGCTTGGTGTCTGCACCGGGGGCTTCTGATGCAGtcagagagaggaggagggagcctgGGCACCCCCCCCATGTAGAGGGTCCCGGTGAGAAAAGAATGGGATTGGCACCACAAAAAGGTGCGGGGCAGGAGCCAGgatgctctgcagctcccaaaCCTCGGCTGCACTGGGCAGAatggtgctggcagctgctgggcccAGTTTGGCATGAGGCCATGGCCCCAAGCTGTGGGCACGAACGATCCCTCTCTATCCCCAGGCCCAGATCATCGCTCAGGCCATCGGGCAGGCATTTGGTGTGGCTTACCAGCGCTTCCTGGAGGCCAACAGCATCGACCCGAGTGAGCTGAGCCCTCGCCAGTACAGCCGTGCCCTTGAGGACCAGGAGCAGTACAATGCAGAGCTGACCCACTTCTCCCGGCAGGAGAACTGCAAGGACGTAAGAGCTGCTTTGGAGGGGTGAAGACAGAGTTGGGGTATCAGCACGGTGCCTGCTGGCATCTCTCTGTGGCACCTCACCGTGGCTCCCTGAGCAGCTGAGGTGCTCCCTACAGAACGGGGCCCCCTCGCAGCTCGCTTGGAGCCCAGGACCcccgtgctggggctgtgaCACGTGCCCCGTGACCCAGCACCCCTCTTCTCGTGACCACCACCTCCCCGTGTCCACCCCCACAGGTCTGCATCCGGAAGCAGAAGGGGGAGATCCTGGGCATCGCCATCGTGGAGTCGGGCTGGGGCTCCATCCTGCCCACGGTGGTGGTCGCCAACCTCATGCACGGGGGCCCTGCGGAGCGCTCGGGCGAGCTGAGCATCGGGGACCGCCTCATGTCCGTCAACGGGACGAGCCTGGTGGGGCTGCCCCTCACCACCTGCCAGAGCATCATCCGGGTGAGCCCGGGGTGCTCCCGCTGCCAGGGCAGAGCCGGGGACCGGCCTGAACGCGTCCACGGTGTCTGATATTGGGGTGTTCCCCCCAAATGCTCCCGGGGAGGGGATGGATGGGTGGTAGGAGCACGTTTGGCAGGTGGAGATGTGACGAGGCGGTGACAAAGCTGGGGCTGAACCTGCAGCAGGGTGTGGGCAGGgccctgcccagggaggtggggaggtGGCCAAATACCCTGGGGGAATCCTGTTGCGCCTTCAGCCTCCTGAGCTGGAAGCAGCGTGGTCTCAGGGACAGAGTGGGATGTCTTGGGCTGGTTTGTAAGTTCCTCTCCCAGGATTTGAGCACGGCAGTATTCTTGtgcgtgcctcagtttccccattgCAAACAGGGTGCTAATCCTCAGCACCCCATGAGCAACGTGGCCGCGTCGCCCCTCTCAGCCCCTCCAAATGGCTTTCTGAAGTCTGACACGTCCCCATCCCATCTTCCAGGAGCTGAAGCACCAGACGGAGGTGACACTGAACATAGTGCACTGTCCCCCCGTCACCACGGCTGTCATCCGGCGCCCCGACTCCAAGTACCAGCTGGGCTTCTGCGTTGAGAACGGCGTGGTGAGTgctggcagggacagcagctgaGCCAGGCCAGGGTCAGCCGAGGGCTTGTGCTGCCCATCTGGCAGGGGGACGCGTGGCTCTGGCTGTGTCTGCGTGGACGAGCACGCGGCACCGatgctccctgcctctgctggggctgaggtTTCAAGGGTGTCTGCAGTGCCGAGGTGAAAGGCTCCTTGTAGCTCTCCTGCGGCGCTGCTGTTTGGGTTTGTCTCCTTGGAGCTCCTTAGCTGTTTGCTTTGGGGGTGGTGCTTTCTTCCTGACTACCTTGACGTGTCCTTTGTGACATTTGTCACCGTCCCCGGTGCCCTGGCCActccctgctctgagctgcacGGTGGCTGTGTTTGAAACGCCCCGGGAAGGCAGAGAGGAGCGTTTCCAGGATCAGCAGGAGAGGATGGGGTGGGTGGGCAGCAGAGACGTGGTTGCATTTCCCACCAGCTCATGCTCCTGCTCGTACTGAGACATGGTTACCCCACCAgcatgcaggagctgcagccagggacAGGAGCATGAGGTTCAACGTGTGGATGTGGGGAGAGGAGCTCTGTGCAGGCCAGGGGGCCTAAAGCCTGTGGAGCATTCTTGCCATGCTGCTCAGCACGAATCCTGccacagcagtgccaggagcCGTCCCTGTGCTCGTTTGCAGGCCCTCAGGCTGGAGGAGACAGCCCCAAGCCCAGAGCTGTTGCTGGaggaggggatttggggtggtTGTGGTGCATTCCCCGGGGTACAAGCACGGCTCTGATCTCAGCAGcactccctgctccccagaTCTGCAGCCTGATGCGCGGGGGCATCGCAGAGAAAGGCGGCATCCGTGTGGGGCACCGCATCATCGAGATCAACGGGCAGAGCGTGGTGGCCACGCCGCACGAGAAGATCATCCAGATCCTCACGCAGGCCGTCAGCGAGGTAAGGCAGACCCCAGCTGGGGGACCACCGAGGTCCttgtggctgggggggggggctgtgactgcccctctgctccctgcagacgCTGTGGGCTGGGCTcggggctctgccccagcagcctcccgCCTGGGGCTGGCATCTCCCAGCTGATCCACGTGTCTCTGCCTAGGTCCACATCAAGACCATGCCGGCCTCCACGTACCGCTTGCTGacggggcaggagcagcccgtGTTCCTCTGAGCAGTGGCCGTGCCCGGCTGTTGCTGCGTGTGCCTGGGGCCAGGCAGGAGCGAGCCCGGGGCCTCCAGGGTGGGAcaggctctgcctcctgccccagggctcTCATCAGAACCCTCTGGCCCCCCGCAGGGCCTAATCCTGCACCTCTTTGGTTTTACTCAGGACTCAGTGGGAGACGGGGGGCCGATGCCCAGCTCGAGCAGTGTTAGGGCCTGTGGTGCCCAGCTCAGGCCCGTGActccctctctgcctctgctcaccCCTCCCTGCCTCACAGTGCCTGCACGGCACCATCCCCCTGCTCCTCAGGGTCCCTCGCCTTGGCTCGGTGCTGGCAGGGGAGAAGGGACCCGCTGTGAAGGGGCCACCCCCTCCAGTCACTGCAGATCGTGCTCTTACACTTGCCGCTGGTGCCTTTCCCTAGGTGGGGATGGAGTTTGAGCACAGCTTGGGGCCCTGAGCAGCGCTGCCCCTGCACACCAGGGTGTGGGCTCACGCCAGCACCCAAGGGAGAGCCGGCAGCTCCCAGGCTCAGCCTtaagggcagcagcaccctcaGCACCCACTGCCCCTCCCGGGCTTTGCCAGGGGCCTGGTGGGGCACAAACAACCTCTCTGTTGCACCAAGCTGGGAAACTACCTCTGCCTCTCCAGTGCTGCCTTTATCTGCTCTGCATGCACAGCTGGGTCCCAGCCTCGGGGCTGCTCCTCAGCGCAGCAAAAGGGAACACGGCACTGCCACGTCCCAGGGAGCGTGGGGACATGAGCCCCGAGGGCCAGCCTGCAGCTGAGTGCTCCGTGGGGCCGTGTCCTTCACAAGGGGATAGCTGGGATCCTTCGGCTGAGGCAGCCTGACGTGACTTTGCCTGTGTGCGTGgttgatgtaaaaataaaagtttgggGGCACGTTGGAGGCTGTGTTTCAGGAGCAgtggctgggctgcagtggAGGAAGCTCGGGCTGGGGGATGCAGCCGTGAGCCCGCTGCCCCCAGGCTGGTCCTGCacccgctggggacagggatCAGGGGGCTCTGACCACAGAGGTGTGCAGATGCCAGCAAGGCTGCCCTGCTGTACACCtcccctgcaggctgccacGCAGTACACGCAGAAACAGCCCGTCGTACTCAAAACGTCCCCTTTATTTCAGCTGCAGATGAAAGGGGGAAGGAGGcacttggtggtggtggctggtgATGGGCGCAGGCGCAACCTGGCCCAGCTGCGGGATGCTGcgtggcactgctggggctgccaccCGGCCCCGGTGGCCTGGGGCTGTGGCAGGGGTGGCCCAAGGGGCcctggctgcccagcagggcagaggctggCCCGGCAGCGTGGGGGGGTCCCGGGCAGGCGCTGAGCCTGCTCCACTACACGTCCGTAGCAGGGCCCCACTCGTAGCCTTCGTCCTGGTCCGAGTCATCTCTGGCTCGTGTGAATCTCTTCCTCACAGCCTCGTGCTCGTACTCCCTGGGGGACAAGGAGCTGCGGTGATGCCTCTGTGACTTGGTCAGCAGAGACGGTCACCGCCGTGCAGGACCAGGCTGCGCAGAGCTGGCACCGATCCCCCCCCTGGGGCATGGGGTACCtgatgctgctgtgctgcgTCCACTGTCCCTGCGGGTGCTGCTCTGTCACCTGTGTAAAAAGAGACAGGCATCAGAGGTGGCCAGGCATGATTTGTgcccagcacggggctgggctgTTTCCCCACAGGAAAACATTCCAAGGCACCAAAgaccctgcagagctggaggcGACAGCCCTTCTCCCGCCAGTACCACAGTAAGATAGGAATTCAGCCCCACGGGTGGGTTCtggccccccctgccccaccagcccctgctgcaggttTGGGGCGCCCACCTGCTCGCTCAGCCCATGGCTGGGGTACGTCTGCGCCGGCTCCGAGGAGCGGGCCAGGGCGGGCTGGTCGTAGGCATCCTCTGCCTCGCCGTCGGTGTAGGCACCCGCCTCGCCAT
This genomic interval from Aythya fuligula isolate bAytFul2 chromosome 26, bAytFul2.pri, whole genome shotgun sequence contains the following:
- the APBA3 gene encoding amyloid-beta A4 precursor protein-binding family A member 3 encodes the protein MESSMDFQAEPSAPEPPAMDTEEGPGGQPAAPGPGVEPPGTGTGTAGGRRGGEAAPGTGTGTGEASGRDRGEEAEEPGVGGAPRGAGPPRAPSSGDMELDEAPEDAEAAEMQGLLAQLETLDPSLRDAPDPPLASSPGTAPAVGERHPRGSAGCRGGCRPCPLHVATGRGLATRPCCSQHSACSRPCHGLLFAEADREDLLSLLSYEGGLPEAGAETPLARSDVLAGTSLEMLQAPEEPVAAVVEPGGPGGSQGGPAGGWFYGEGLGEVDPTCEGNRDSSPEPAWAALSPAAAPEKEQLPQGSVTNKESPSSCPAFKDVPGPCDPEDLLDGVIFGAKYLGSTQLVSERNPPTSVRMAQAQEAVDRIKAPEGESQPMTEVDLFVSTQRIKVLTADTQEAMMDHSLQTISYIADIGSLVVLMARRKLPRRAEAAEEKRLYKMICHVFHSADAQIIAQAIGQAFGVAYQRFLEANSIDPSELSPRQYSRALEDQEQYNAELTHFSRQENCKDVCIRKQKGEILGIAIVESGWGSILPTVVVANLMHGGPAERSGELSIGDRLMSVNGTSLVGLPLTTCQSIIRELKHQTEVTLNIVHCPPVTTAVIRRPDSKYQLGFCVENGVICSLMRGGIAEKGGIRVGHRIIEINGQSVVATPHEKIIQILTQAVSEVHIKTMPASTYRLLTGQEQPVFL